DNA sequence from the Chamaesiphon minutus PCC 6605 genome:
TTATATAATTTATCGAATTTATCATCGCTATTATGAACAACTCCCAAAAAAGTTATGGAGCTTCACAAGATTTCAATTGCTTGGCACAACTCGATCCTAAATATGCTGAGTCTTATAATATTGGTTATTCGAGACGTGAAAACCTCAAGAATGTTTCGGGAGCATTAGCTGACTTCGATCGTGTCATTAAACTCTATCCTGACTCTGCTATCGCTTTGACAAACAGAGGTATTCTAAAGCACGAAGGACTCTATGATGTGGAAGGAACCTTGGCAGATTTCAATCGCGCACTTGCAATCGATTCAGACTGGGCAATTGCTTATAATAATCGTGGCGTTGTCAAGTATATCGATTTTAATGATGTTCCAGGGGCATTAGCTGACTTCGAGTGTGCCATTCAAATCGAGCCTGAATATGGTGGTGCTTATAACAATCTAGGCTTTGTAAAAAGCAGGAAGCCTAAAAATGTTGAAGGGGCTTTAGAAGATTTTAATCGAGCTATTCAAATTAAAGCTAATGCTCTCAATTATACGAATCGTGCCTG
Encoded proteins:
- a CDS encoding tetratricopeptide repeat protein, with product MNNSQKSYGASQDFNCLAQLDPKYAESYNIGYSRRENLKNVSGALADFDRVIKLYPDSAIALTNRGILKHEGLYDVEGTLADFNRALAIDSDWAIAYNNRGVVKYIDFNDVPGALADFECAIQIEPEYGGAYNNLGFVKSRKPKNVEGALEDFNRAIQIKANALNYTNRACLKADNFQDFQGAFDDFSKAIQSDDSHPFSFQSRAWTKHYDLNDFQGALTDYDRAIELDPI